A single region of the Cyanobacteria bacterium GSL.Bin1 genome encodes:
- a CDS encoding BCCT family transporter, translated as MFKKPITFLALVLNGLVAFFGLWNAQKLAEFAQATTNTLFESRGWFIMLSVTTFVIVCLWLALSPYGRLKLGQEDEKPEFSTISWLAMLFSAGMGVGLLYWGSAEPLSHFALAQQSPFFQSNQAAATGALFVTNFHWGIHAWGIFSSLALIIAFFSFRKGTPTLISAPIREMFKTKRWSGAVAAACDLMAFTAVSVGVAGSIAMGVFQVQSGIAYVFNWGQTGLPLALGIFALLFVSYLLPLTVDLSRGMSLISNACMAIASVLLIFVLITGPTHFLMDTIVDTLGSYAANVLQHGLSTYTFEGEVGRSWFKSWTLTYMIWWIAWAPFVSVFIARISRGRTIREFVLMVMLVPTLFSLVWFGVFGGGAFYAVLREGLPLLESLETNLDGLAFEVLSLFPLSQITVLATILVSFLFVVTSVVSAAYVLAMFSDDGNPDPSSRGKLTWGVIIGLLGVIMILTGNIEAVRAIIALGAMPFVFIILLLLMCLLKDLKTVKSKETITHE; from the coding sequence ATGTTTAAAAAGCCAATAACATTTTTAGCATTAGTGCTTAATGGTCTCGTTGCTTTTTTTGGACTCTGGAATGCTCAAAAACTAGCTGAGTTTGCCCAAGCAACGACCAACACTCTGTTTGAGAGTCGGGGCTGGTTTATTATGTTGTCTGTCACTACTTTTGTGATCGTTTGTCTCTGGCTCGCTCTGTCTCCTTACGGTCGCTTAAAGCTCGGTCAGGAGGATGAAAAACCGGAATTTTCAACCATTAGTTGGCTGGCAATGTTATTTTCCGCAGGAATGGGGGTCGGTCTTCTCTACTGGGGGTCTGCTGAACCCTTATCCCACTTTGCCCTCGCGCAGCAATCACCGTTTTTTCAGAGTAATCAAGCAGCAGCGACGGGTGCTCTATTTGTGACAAACTTTCATTGGGGAATCCATGCTTGGGGAATTTTTTCTTCTTTAGCCCTGATTATTGCGTTCTTTAGTTTTCGCAAAGGAACGCCAACGCTCATTAGCGCGCCAATTCGGGAAATGTTTAAGACAAAACGATGGTCTGGGGCGGTTGCTGCTGCTTGCGATTTGATGGCTTTCACTGCGGTTTCGGTTGGGGTTGCCGGATCCATTGCCATGGGAGTCTTCCAAGTGCAAAGTGGGATTGCTTATGTCTTTAATTGGGGTCAAACAGGGCTTCCCCTTGCTCTCGGCATTTTTGCCCTGTTATTTGTGTCTTATCTGCTGCCCCTTACCGTTGATCTGAGTCGGGGCATGAGTTTAATTTCCAATGCCTGCATGGCGATCGCGAGCGTTCTTCTAATTTTTGTGCTGATTACGGGTCCTACCCACTTTCTGATGGACACGATTGTCGATACATTGGGCAGTTATGCCGCCAATGTTCTCCAGCATGGGTTGAGTACCTATACCTTTGAAGGGGAAGTGGGACGAAGCTGGTTTAAATCTTGGACCCTAACTTACATGATTTGGTGGATTGCCTGGGCTCCTTTTGTGAGTGTTTTTATTGCTCGGATTTCTCGGGGTCGCACGATTCGAGAATTTGTCTTAATGGTGATGTTGGTTCCAACGCTGTTTTCTCTGGTCTGGTTCGGGGTTTTTGGGGGAGGCGCTTTTTATGCGGTTCTCCGTGAGGGACTCCCCTTGCTGGAATCGTTGGAAACGAACTTAGATGGTCTTGCTTTTGAAGTTTTAAGTTTATTCCCCCTAAGTCAAATTACTGTTCTCGCAACCATTCTGGTATCGTTTTTGTTTGTTGTCACCAGCGTTGTCAGTGCTGCTTATGTTTTAGCCATGTTTTCCGATGATGGCAATCCTGATCCAAGTTCGAGAGGAAAGCTAACTTGGGGGGTGATTATTGGACTCCTTGGCGTGATTATGATTCTCACTGGCAATATTGAGGCGGTTCGAGCCATTATTGCTTTGGGAGCTATGCCCTTTGTTTTTATCATCCTCTTGCTATTGATGTGTTTACTGAAAGACCTAAAAACAGTTAAATCTAAGGAAACGATTACTCATGAGTAA
- a CDS encoding ferredoxin--nitrite reductase produces MTSNTENQTENQNSKVSQESTLNIMRNFSQTYAKRTGTYFCADLSVTSVVIEGLAKHKEELGAPLCPCRHYEDKEAEAKHGYWNCPCVPMRERKECHCMLFLTEDHDFAGDKQDIDLDYIKEVRESMG; encoded by the coding sequence ATGACTAGCAACACCGAAAACCAAACTGAAAATCAAAACTCTAAGGTCAGCCAAGAATCTACGTTAAACATTATGCGCAATTTTTCCCAAACCTATGCCAAGCGCACTGGGACGTATTTCTGCGCTGATTTATCGGTTACCTCTGTGGTAATTGAAGGGTTAGCAAAACATAAAGAGGAACTCGGTGCCCCCTTGTGTCCTTGTCGCCACTATGAAGACAAAGAAGCGGAAGCGAAACATGGGTATTGGAACTGTCCTTGTGTCCCCATGCGGGAACGGAAAGAATGCCACTGTATGCTCTTTTTAACCGAAGATCACGACTTCGCCGGAGACAAACAAGACATTGACTTAGACTACATCAAAGAAGTTCGTGAAAGCATGGGATAA
- a CDS encoding DUF309 domain-containing protein has translation MPSSSFWQGITEFNEQQFYACHDTFEELWMEAEVFDRDFYQGLLQIAVGCYHLSNSNWRGAVILLGEGMGRLEKYEPVYSEIDVTQLIEQSCDLLEALQGIGQENISSWVEHLQATALPKIVTREGGQGENHDS, from the coding sequence ATGCCATCATCTTCCTTTTGGCAAGGCATCACAGAATTTAATGAGCAACAGTTCTATGCGTGTCACGATACCTTTGAGGAGCTGTGGATGGAAGCAGAGGTATTTGACCGCGACTTCTATCAGGGACTGTTGCAAATTGCTGTTGGCTGCTACCATCTCAGTAATTCTAACTGGCGAGGGGCAGTCATTTTATTAGGGGAAGGAATGGGACGCTTAGAAAAGTATGAACCGGTTTATTCAGAAATTGATGTCACCCAACTCATTGAGCAAAGTTGTGATCTCCTCGAAGCCTTACAAGGCATTGGACAAGAAAACATTAGCAGTTGGGTGGAGCATCTCCAAGCAACTGCTCTACCCAAAATTGTGACCAGAGAAGGCGGTCAAGGGGAAAATCATGATTCCTAA
- a CDS encoding folate-binding protein, which yields MNRHSEQKQIARQQVGIYKHTHSGIIALTGEDCLQFLHNQTTNEIKSLKPGQGCQAVFVNATGRTLDLATVYVTEETVLLLLSAKRTQFLMEWLDRYLFPMDRVTLNNVSESYTIYTLMGEKSPALMEKLGIETTLEQSFATHQMTTIHEMPVRLAVGTEIALPGYTLIVASENASALQDTLTNTGAVPISETAWDELSLEQGRPLPDYELTEDYNPLEAGLWEAISFDKGCYIGQETIARLNTYQGVKQRLWGLRLSQRVDPDTPITLDGKKVGKLTRVLETEEGVKGLGYIRTKAGGEGLKVAIGDAEAEVIAVPFLTHQ from the coding sequence ATGAATCGTCATTCAGAACAAAAGCAAATTGCCCGTCAACAGGTAGGGATTTATAAACACACCCACAGTGGAATCATTGCATTAACTGGAGAAGACTGTTTACAGTTTCTCCATAATCAAACGACGAATGAGATTAAAAGCCTCAAACCCGGTCAAGGTTGCCAAGCCGTTTTTGTGAATGCCACGGGTCGCACTCTGGATCTGGCGACCGTTTATGTGACAGAAGAAACGGTTTTACTACTGCTTTCAGCGAAGCGGACGCAATTTTTAATGGAATGGCTTGATCGGTATTTGTTCCCGATGGATCGCGTCACTTTGAATAACGTTTCTGAAAGTTATACCATCTACACCCTGATGGGAGAAAAAAGTCCAGCCTTAATGGAAAAGTTAGGAATAGAGACAACCTTAGAACAATCTTTTGCCACTCATCAAATGACAACGATTCATGAGATGCCAGTGCGTCTTGCCGTGGGAACCGAAATCGCTCTTCCGGGTTATACTTTGATCGTCGCTTCTGAAAACGCCTCCGCATTGCAAGATACTCTAACTAATACCGGTGCAGTTCCCATTTCCGAAACAGCTTGGGATGAACTCAGTTTAGAACAAGGCAGACCTTTACCAGACTATGAACTAACAGAAGACTATAATCCCCTCGAAGCCGGTCTCTGGGAAGCCATTTCCTTTGATAAAGGCTGTTACATTGGTCAAGAAACGATCGCGCGCCTCAATACTTATCAAGGGGTCAAACAACGGTTGTGGGGACTGCGCTTATCACAACGGGTTGACCCTGATACACCGATTACTCTCGACGGGAAGAAAGTGGGAAAACTGACGCGAGTTTTGGAAACAGAAGAAGGAGTGAAAGGCTTAGGTTATATTCGCACTAAAGCTGGGGGAGAAGGGTTAAAAGTAGCAATTGGAGACGCAGAAGCAGAAGTCATCGCTGTTCCCTTTTTGACCCATCAGTAA
- the hisB gene encoding imidazoleglycerol-phosphate dehydratase HisB, which translates to MQLSERPLANASFTPRTASVSRTTGETDVAVTLNLDGEGKCQANTGIPFLDHMLHQLASHGLFDLEVQATGDIEIDDHHTNEDVGITLGQAFAQALSDRKGIHRFGHFIAPLDEALIQVALDFSGRPHLSYGLEIPTQRVGTYDTQLVREFFVAVVNHSQITLHIRQLDGINSHHIIEATFKAFARACRAAVELDPRRCGQVPSSKGVL; encoded by the coding sequence ATGCAACTTTCTGAGCGTCCTCTTGCTAACGCTTCCTTCACACCGCGTACGGCATCGGTTTCTCGTACCACAGGAGAAACCGATGTTGCTGTTACTTTAAATTTAGATGGAGAAGGGAAGTGTCAAGCGAACACTGGCATTCCGTTTCTTGACCACATGCTTCATCAACTGGCGTCTCATGGCTTATTTGACTTGGAAGTTCAAGCCACAGGAGACATCGAAATTGATGATCATCATACCAACGAAGATGTTGGCATTACCCTCGGTCAAGCTTTTGCTCAAGCCTTATCAGATCGGAAAGGGATTCACCGCTTTGGTCATTTTATTGCCCCTCTCGACGAAGCCTTGATTCAAGTGGCATTAGATTTTTCCGGTCGTCCTCATCTTAGCTATGGCTTGGAAATTCCAACGCAACGAGTAGGAACCTATGACACGCAACTGGTGAGAGAATTTTTTGTTGCTGTGGTCAATCATAGCCAAATCACTTTGCATATTCGTCAGCTAGATGGAATTAACTCTCACCACATTATCGAAGCCACCTTTAAGGCATTTGCCAGGGCGTGTCGGGCTGCAGTAGAACTCGATCCCCGTCGCTGTGGTCAAGTTCCGAGTTCTAAGGGAGTGCTTTAA
- the fabI gene encoding enoyl-ACP reductase FabI, translating to MLDLSQKKALVTGIANNRSIAWGIAQQLHQAGAEMGVTYLPDDRGKFEKKVRELVSPLNPSLFVPCNVQDDAQIEATFQAVAEKWGKLDILIHCLAFAGKEELSGDFSKTSRDGFKQALDISTYSLTRLAQAAKPLMTDGGSIVTLTYLGGERVVPNYNVMGVAKSGLEMSMRYLAAELGEQNIRVNAISAGPIRTLASSAVGGILDMIHHVETVAPLKRTVTQTEVGNAATFLCSDLASGITGQVLYVDSGYNIMGM from the coding sequence ATGCTGGATTTAAGTCAGAAGAAAGCCCTCGTTACAGGGATTGCTAATAATCGCTCGATCGCGTGGGGAATTGCCCAGCAACTTCATCAAGCGGGCGCAGAAATGGGAGTCACTTATCTGCCCGATGATCGCGGAAAATTTGAAAAAAAGGTCAGAGAATTAGTATCTCCCCTCAACCCCAGTTTATTTGTCCCCTGTAATGTCCAAGATGATGCGCAAATTGAGGCAACCTTCCAAGCCGTAGCTGAAAAATGGGGAAAACTCGATATTCTCATCCACTGCTTAGCCTTTGCTGGAAAAGAAGAACTCTCGGGGGATTTTAGCAAAACTTCCCGCGATGGATTTAAGCAAGCCTTAGACATTAGCACCTATTCCCTAACGCGGTTGGCGCAAGCCGCAAAACCGCTAATGACGGATGGGGGAAGTATTGTCACCCTCACTTATCTGGGGGGAGAACGAGTGGTTCCTAACTACAACGTGATGGGAGTTGCCAAATCAGGCTTAGAAATGAGTATGCGTTACCTTGCAGCGGAACTAGGGGAACAAAATATTCGGGTGAATGCGATTTCTGCAGGACCGATTCGGACGTTGGCATCCTCTGCCGTGGGAGGTATTTTAGATATGATTCATCATGTCGAAACAGTTGCCCCCCTCAAACGAACGGTTACACAAACGGAAGTGGGTAATGCTGCCACTTTCTTATGTAGCGATCTCGCCAGTGGGATTACTGGACAAGTGTTATATGTTGATTCTGGATATAACATTATGGGGATGTAA
- the raiA gene encoding ribosome-associated translation inhibitor RaiA — translation MKLLIQGNNIEVTEAIRNYVEEKLENAVKHFQQITSKVDVHLSVAPNSRVSDRTKAEVTVHANGKVIRAQEQSGDLYASIDLVADKIARQLRKYKEKHLHKKTHDSPKTAETVAPQPVDGNLVDDRAPELPEDVVRVKYFAMPAMTVMEAKEQLQLVDHDFYVFRNQETNEINVIYQRNHGGYGVIQPRNGNGHTHGMLYEKVHGGDRKAQQVAPMDADNELNECPPAEV, via the coding sequence ATGAAGCTTTTGATTCAGGGCAATAACATTGAAGTAACTGAAGCCATCCGCAATTATGTTGAAGAAAAACTGGAAAATGCAGTCAAACACTTCCAACAAATCACCTCAAAAGTGGATGTCCATTTATCAGTCGCCCCTAATTCTCGCGTCAGCGATCGCACGAAAGCAGAAGTCACCGTTCACGCCAACGGGAAAGTGATTCGAGCGCAAGAGCAAAGTGGAGATTTATACGCCAGCATTGATTTAGTTGCCGATAAAATTGCCCGTCAGCTTCGTAAATATAAAGAAAAACATTTGCACAAAAAAACGCATGATAGCCCAAAAACAGCAGAAACCGTTGCCCCTCAACCAGTTGATGGCAACTTAGTTGATGATCGCGCCCCAGAACTTCCAGAAGACGTGGTTCGGGTCAAATATTTTGCGATGCCTGCGATGACAGTCATGGAAGCAAAAGAGCAACTCCAGCTGGTGGATCATGATTTTTATGTGTTCCGGAATCAAGAGACGAATGAAATCAACGTGATTTACCAACGGAATCACGGGGGATATGGTGTGATCCAACCTCGCAACGGCAATGGTCATACCCATGGCATGCTGTATGAAAAAGTCCATGGCGGTGACCGTAAAGCCCAGCAAGTTGCCCCAATGGATGCAGACAACGAACTGAATGAGTGCCCTCCTGCGGAAGTGTAA
- the lipB gene encoding lipoyl(octanoyl) transferase LipB: MKRFCCLKQQGIVPYTVAWQQQRSLINERLHNPDLDDVLLLLEHPPVYTLGTGATEQYLKFDPANSTVPLYRTERGGEVTYHCPGQLVGYPILNLRYYRCDLHWYLRQLETVLIRTLADYGLTAEREVGLTGVWVEGVKVGAIGIKAKRWLTMHGFSLNVCPDLSGFSQIVPCGIRDRAVGSLQQFCPDITLSDVRTTLIRHFAEVFAVELYE, encoded by the coding sequence TTGAAACGATTTTGTTGTTTAAAGCAGCAAGGAATTGTGCCATATACAGTGGCATGGCAACAGCAGCGATCGCTGATTAATGAGCGCTTGCATAATCCTGACCTTGATGATGTTCTCCTCTTACTAGAACATCCGCCGGTTTATACCCTGGGGACCGGTGCAACGGAACAATACCTTAAATTTGACCCGGCAAACAGTACAGTGCCTTTATATCGCACAGAACGAGGCGGAGAAGTTACCTATCACTGCCCGGGTCAACTGGTGGGATATCCCATTTTGAACCTACGCTATTATCGCTGTGACTTGCACTGGTATCTCCGACAACTGGAAACGGTCTTAATTCGCACTCTCGCCGACTACGGTTTAACCGCCGAACGAGAAGTGGGATTGACGGGCGTGTGGGTAGAAGGGGTAAAAGTGGGCGCGATCGGAATTAAAGCCAAACGATGGCTAACCATGCACGGCTTTTCCTTAAATGTCTGTCCCGATCTGAGTGGATTTTCTCAAATTGTTCCTTGTGGCATCCGCGATCGCGCTGTGGGCAGTCTCCAACAATTTTGTCCGGATATTACTTTATCCGATGTACGCACAACCCTCATCCGCCACTTTGCAGAAGTGTTTGCCGTAGAACTTTATGAATGA
- a CDS encoding LysE family transporter, whose protein sequence is MLTLAAIPSTSVALVVTHAATLGLWHGTAVSAGIVLGDLIFAMLAILGLTALSEIMGTFFLLIRYAAGIYLIWFGINLIRSRNQTIKLEQSPSRSGLVASFLTGLLVTLGDIKAIFFYASLFPTFLEPSTLGYAKIAWVLGIIIVTVGGVKLTYAVLAKKVATIALRFSIAKPAKVASGSLMIGSGTYLIVKS, encoded by the coding sequence ATGCTGACTCTGGCTGCGATTCCCAGTACTAGCGTCGCTCTGGTAGTGACTCATGCTGCGACATTAGGTTTATGGCATGGCACAGCGGTTTCAGCTGGCATTGTCTTAGGCGATCTCATTTTTGCCATGTTAGCTATTCTGGGCTTGACAGCTCTCTCAGAAATTATGGGAACATTTTTTCTGTTGATTAGATACGCAGCAGGGATCTACTTGATCTGGTTTGGTATCAACCTGATCAGGAGTCGAAATCAGACCATCAAATTGGAGCAATCCCCCTCAAGGAGTGGGCTTGTAGCCAGCTTCCTAACCGGTTTATTGGTAACGTTGGGGGATATAAAAGCTATTTTTTTCTATGCCAGTCTTTTTCCAACCTTCTTAGAGCCTTCAACCTTGGGCTACGCTAAGATAGCCTGGGTGCTTGGGATCATTATTGTGACTGTGGGAGGAGTAAAGCTGACTTATGCAGTTCTCGCTAAAAAAGTAGCAACAATCGCTCTGAGATTCTCAATCGCCAAACCGGCAAAGGTCGCTTCTGGAAGTTTGATGATTGGTTCCGGCACTTATCTGATTGTCAAAAGTTGA
- the coaD gene encoding pantetheine-phosphate adenylyltransferase, giving the protein MIAIYPGSFDPITFGHLDIIERGTQLFDRVIVAVLCNPKKEPLFSAEQRIQQIKNCTQHLSSVEVDQFAGLAVEYAKQRNAQVLLRGLRVLSDFEKELQMAHTNHTLWEGMETVFLATSNEYSFLSSSVVKEIARFGGSVEHLIPKSVAQDVYKCYAITPTANPNPTHQKTNLPQNN; this is encoded by the coding sequence GTGATTGCAATTTACCCTGGTAGTTTCGATCCCATTACCTTTGGGCATCTCGATATTATTGAACGGGGAACACAGCTGTTTGATCGCGTGATCGTGGCAGTTTTGTGTAATCCTAAAAAAGAACCGCTCTTTTCTGCGGAGCAGCGTATCCAGCAAATTAAAAATTGTACTCAGCATTTATCTAGTGTAGAAGTCGATCAATTTGCTGGCTTAGCGGTAGAATATGCCAAGCAACGAAATGCTCAAGTGCTTTTGCGAGGGTTACGGGTGTTATCCGATTTTGAAAAAGAGTTACAAATGGCTCACACCAATCACACCCTTTGGGAAGGCATGGAAACTGTATTTTTGGCGACGTCCAATGAGTATAGTTTTCTCAGTAGCAGTGTTGTTAAAGAAATTGCTCGTTTCGGTGGCTCGGTTGAGCATCTAATTCCTAAAAGTGTTGCCCAAGATGTGTATAAATGTTACGCAATAACTCCTACAGCAAATCCGAATCCAACCCATCAGAAAACCAACCTTCCCCAGAACAATTAA
- a CDS encoding EVE domain-containing protein has translation MNYWLLKSEPNDYNINDLQQEKIAIWDGVRNYQARNFLREMQPLDVAFFYHSNVKPPGIVGLARIIETNIPDPTQFDPKSKYYDPKATAEQPRWQTVKVEFMQKLAQKLSLPQLKAMFTPEELAVVKKGNRLSVLPVSSEVAQRLLSEIKQG, from the coding sequence ATGAACTACTGGCTTTTAAAGTCCGAACCGAATGACTACAACATCAATGATTTACAGCAAGAAAAAATAGCCATTTGGGATGGAGTGCGGAACTATCAAGCGCGGAATTTTTTACGTGAAATGCAGCCTCTAGATGTTGCCTTTTTCTATCACTCTAATGTTAAACCGCCTGGCATTGTTGGTCTAGCGCGCATTATCGAAACGAACATCCCCGATCCCACACAATTCGATCCCAAAAGCAAATATTACGATCCAAAAGCCACAGCAGAACAGCCTCGTTGGCAAACCGTCAAAGTAGAATTTATGCAAAAGTTGGCGCAGAAACTTTCGCTTCCTCAACTCAAAGCCATGTTTACTCCTGAAGAATTAGCCGTAGTGAAAAAAGGGAATCGACTCTCCGTGTTGCCTGTTAGTTCAGAAGTCGCTCAACGCCTGCTCTCAGAAATTAAGCAGGGATGA
- a CDS encoding DUF3120 domain-containing protein → MFKSSWFPLSITEVSQRLQIYARAFLLKQKRWLVFGASGFLVSIPVFAQAPMVREFPLLSLVLTLGWIGLGIAWFRRPKTSLWGDLMIGFSWSWLAGSIYWGWFRWEPIIHLPVEAIGLPFAFFALARGWGQVGNLFYLGSLLGTALTDVYFYLTGLMPHWRELMRVDPALYKPIFQDALVQMQTPWSVVCAIVIVSLLSGVGIFGIKQNTLPWWAFSGAVLSTLLVDGLFWIAAAMA, encoded by the coding sequence TTGTTTAAGAGTTCCTGGTTCCCCTTATCAATAACCGAAGTCAGCCAACGACTCCAAATTTACGCCAGAGCGTTCCTACTCAAGCAAAAACGTTGGCTTGTTTTTGGGGCATCCGGCTTTTTAGTTTCGATTCCAGTTTTTGCTCAAGCACCCATGGTGCGGGAGTTTCCACTACTCAGCTTAGTCTTAACTCTAGGCTGGATTGGGTTAGGTATTGCTTGGTTTAGACGCCCAAAAACCTCTCTTTGGGGAGATCTAATGATTGGTTTTAGCTGGAGTTGGTTAGCCGGATCAATCTATTGGGGTTGGTTTCGGTGGGAACCCATCATTCATCTTCCTGTTGAGGCGATTGGTTTACCCTTTGCCTTTTTCGCCTTGGCAAGAGGCTGGGGACAAGTGGGGAATTTATTTTATTTAGGTTCTTTACTGGGAACTGCTCTAACCGATGTCTATTTTTATCTCACCGGTTTAATGCCTCATTGGCGAGAGTTAATGCGGGTTGATCCGGCACTGTATAAGCCCATTTTCCAAGATGCGCTGGTACAGATGCAAACCCCTTGGAGTGTCGTTTGTGCCATTGTAATTGTGAGTCTTCTCTCGGGAGTCGGGATTTTTGGCATCAAACAGAATACTCTTCCTTGGTGGGCTTTTAGCGGTGCCGTGTTAAGTACCCTCCTTGTCGATGGTTTATTCTGGATTGCTGCAGCGATGGCTTAG
- a CDS encoding GNAT family N-acetyltransferase — MTVNAYSSPFPTSAAASNPCSTDSFTVRPARIDDLGGVTEVLTHSFHPSQGLGMLMYPFLKLGIYEDIRSRMCSDRAYYTCLVATAASTGKVTGTVELCLNCPEGWIPKQYQSTYISNLAVSPHHRRQGIAQRLLRSCEQLTNQWGFKEIYLHVLDNNTAAQKLYAQSGYQQCRVESSLTAWLFNQPRRVLLGKSVIGLRASKSFESQAIRFQWD; from the coding sequence ATGACTGTGAACGCTTACTCTTCTCCTTTTCCCACTTCTGCTGCTGCATCTAATCCCTGTTCCACTGATAGCTTTACGGTTCGTCCGGCACGCATTGATGATCTCGGTGGCGTAACCGAAGTTTTGACCCATAGCTTTCATCCTTCTCAAGGCTTGGGAATGTTGATGTATCCTTTCTTGAAATTGGGGATTTATGAAGATATTCGCAGTCGCATGTGCAGCGATCGCGCTTATTATACTTGTTTAGTGGCAACGGCTGCCTCTACGGGAAAAGTCACCGGAACCGTTGAACTCTGTCTAAATTGTCCAGAAGGTTGGATTCCCAAACAATATCAATCCACTTATATTTCTAACTTAGCGGTCAGTCCTCATCACCGCCGACAAGGAATTGCTCAGCGTTTGTTGAGAAGTTGCGAGCAACTGACGAATCAGTGGGGATTTAAAGAAATTTATCTCCACGTCCTGGATAATAATACCGCCGCTCAAAAACTCTATGCGCAATCTGGTTATCAACAATGTCGGGTCGAGTCGAGTCTAACGGCTTGGTTATTTAATCAGCCGCGACGAGTCCTTTTAGGAAAATCAGTGATTGGGCTGCGTGCCAGTAAGAGTTTTGAGAGTCAAGCCATTCGGTTTCAATGGGATTGA